The following are encoded in a window of Primulina eburnea isolate SZY01 chromosome 4, ASM2296580v1, whole genome shotgun sequence genomic DNA:
- the LOC140830172 gene encoding uncharacterized protein, which yields MDFVTHLPRSNRGSDAIWVIVDRLSKSAHFIPYNRTCTYKKMAKLYIDHVVRLHGVPITIVSDCDPRFTSKFWSSLQSALGSKLAMSTAYHPQTDGQSERTIQSLEDMLRAVVMDFRGGWQESLSLVEFSYNNRERQMSKPEFVQEMKDKVELIRKRMKAAQDRQASYANKRRRPLEFQKYEPNPSHVLSTEDVELDSSLSYVEHPVQILDRKEKQLRNKTIPLVLVQWSRHGIEEATWELEARMRQEWPHLFENMMNNSMYSDFPMYYQW from the exons atggatttcgtgacacaCCTACCTCGTTCTAATCGTGGTTCTGATGcaatttgggtgattgttgatagattgtctAAATCAGCCCATTTTATTCCATATAACCGTACTTGTACTTACAAGAAAATGGCGAAATTGTATATTGATCATGTggtgagattgcatggtgtgccaatAACCATAGTATCAGACTGCGATCCAAGGTTTACTTCAAAATTTTGGAGTAGTTTACAATCAGCTTTGGGTTCAAAGTTGGCcatgagcactgcttatcatccccaaacagatggtcagtcagaaagaACCATCCAGagtctagaggatatgttacgaGCAGTTGTAATGGATTTCAGGGGTGGTTGGCAAGAATCATTGTCTCTAGtcgaattctcttacaacaaca GAGAACGACAGATGTCTAAACCAGAGTTTGTACAAGAAATGAAAGATAAAGTTGAATTGATCAGAAAAAGAATGAAAGCAGCCCAGGATCGTCAAGCAAGTTATGCTAATAAAAGGCGTCGGCCTTTAGAGTTCCAG AAGTACGAGCCAAATCCATCTCATGTTTTGAGTACCGAGGATGTGGAGTTAGATAGTTCTCTAAGTTATGTTGAGCATCCggttcaaattcttgatcgcaaAGAGAAGCAACTCAGGAACAAGACGATTCCTTTGGTTTTGGTGCAGTGGAGTAGACATGGGATagaagaagctacatgggagttaGAGGCTCGAATGCGTCAAGAGTGGCCTCACttgtttgaaaatatgatgaatAACTCCATGTACTCAGATTTTCCTATGTATTATCAGTGGTAA